One window of the Oncorhynchus clarkii lewisi isolate Uvic-CL-2024 chromosome 19, UVic_Ocla_1.0, whole genome shotgun sequence genome contains the following:
- the LOC139374097 gene encoding beta-crystallin A1-like, giving the protein MNRATKTHMTSPMFFPGMGMAPFFKVTVFEQEHFQGKCQEFTSECCNIQNCGLDNIRSIRVESGAWVGFEHHDFQGQQFILERGEYPHWDAYSGSLSYHVERLMSLRPIYCASHQSSRMQIFETENFMGRSAELCDDYPSLRAMGWCMPEVGSMHIQCGAFVCYQFPGYRGQQYIMECERHSGDYQHWKNWGSHCQTPQIQSIRRIQH; this is encoded by the exons atgaATAGAGCTACTAAAACCCACATGACCTCCCCCATGTTTTTCCCTGGCATGGGTATGGCCCCTTTTTTCAAg GTGACTGTGTTTGAGCAGGAGCACTTCCAGGGCAAGTGCCAGGAGTTCACCTCTGAGTGCTGTAACATCCAGAACTGTGGTCTGGACAACATCCGTTCtatcagagtggagagtggagc CTGGGTGGGCTTTGAACATCATGACTTCCAGGGCCAGCAGTTCatcctggagagaggagagtaccCCCACTGGGACGCCTACAGCGGCTCCCTGTCCTACCACGTGGAGCGCCTCATGTCCCTGCGCCCCATCTACTGCGCt TCCCACCAGAGCAGTCGTATGCAGATCTTTGAGACAGAGAACTTCATGGGCCGCAGCGCTGAGCTGTGTGATGATTACCCCTCTCTGAGGGCCATGGGCTGGTGCATGCCCGAGGTCGGATCCATGCACATTCAGTGTGGCGC cTTTGTGTGCTACCAGTTCCCCGGCTACAGGGGCCAGCAGTACATCATGGAGTGTGAGAGACACAGTGGAGATTACCAGCACTGGAAGAACTGGGGCTCCCACTGCCAGACCCCCCAGATCCAGTCTATCCGCCGTATCCAGCACTAA